A genomic window from Salvia splendens isolate huo1 chromosome 11, SspV2, whole genome shotgun sequence includes:
- the LOC121753892 gene encoding binding partner of ACD11 1-like isoform X3, which produces MSIKTVKVGNLSLGASERDVHEFFSFSGDIEYVEMRSDTVRSQIAFVTFKDVQGAETAILLSGATIIDMTVEINPEPDYKLPPAACVPPLQSDKKTGGGSESALQKAEDVVSSMLAKGFILGKDAVNQAKSFDEKHQLTSTASAKVSSIDKKIGLTEKITIGTSIVNDKVREVDEKLHVSEKAKSALAAAEQTVSNAGSAIMKNRYVLTGTTWVTGAFSKVTKAAGEVGQKTKEKVGIVEDEQRRKMVDDFAQVHLSESPKASDSAELHPSKPAPVQGLIL; this is translated from the exons ATGTCG ATAAAAACCGTCAAGGTCGGCAATCTGTCTCTCGGAGCATCAGAGCGTGATGTTCACgagttcttttctttttctggcGATATTGAATATGTCGAGATGCGAAG TGATACTGTGCGATCCCAAATTGCATTTGTCACCTTCAAGGATGTGCAGGGAGCAGAGACTGCAATCCTTCTCTCG GGTGCAACAATTATAGATATGACTGTGGAAATTAATCCAGAGCCTGATTATAAGCTTCCTCCTGCTGCTTGTGTACCACCTCTG CAATCAGACAAAAAAACTGGAGGGGGTTCTGAATCCGCATTGCAAAAGGCAGAGGACGTTGTGAGCAGCATGCTTGCAAAGGGTTTCATCTTAGGTAAAGATGCTGTTAACCAAGCCAAGTCTTTTGATGAGAAACACCAATTGACCTCCACAGCAAGTGCCAAAGTTTCGTCAATCGACAAAAAGATTGGGCTGACTGAGAAGATAACGATTGGAACTTCCATTGTGAATGATAAAGTGCGGGAAGTGGATGAAAAACTGCACGTTTCCGAGAAAGCAAAATCAGCATTAGCTGCAGCTGAGCAAACAGTTAGTAATGCTGGATCTGCTATTATGAAGAACAGATATGTACTTACCGGCACTACATGGGTAACCGGCGCTTTTAGCAAAGTGACCAAGGCTGCTGGGGAAGTTGGCCAAAAGACGAAGGAGAAAGTTGGGATTGTTGAAGACGAGCAGAGAAGGAAAATGGTGGATGACTTCGCTCAGGTTCATTTATCAGAGTCTCCTAAAGCATCTGATTCAGCAGAGCTGCATCCTTCCAAGCCTGCTCCTGTACAAGGTTTGATTCTCTGA
- the LOC121753892 gene encoding binding partner of ACD11 1-like isoform X1 has translation MPMSHVIWMVSSWVLLFSNLEITCFSKNNLLIWLTFLMSQIKTVKVGNLSLGASERDVHEFFSFSGDIEYVEMRSDTVRSQIAFVTFKDVQGAETAILLSGATIIDMTVEINPEPDYKLPPAACVPPLQQSDKKTGGGSESALQKAEDVVSSMLAKGFILGKDAVNQAKSFDEKHQLTSTASAKVSSIDKKIGLTEKITIGTSIVNDKVREVDEKLHVSEKAKSALAAAEQTVSNAGSAIMKNRYVLTGTTWVTGAFSKVTKAAGEVGQKTKEKVGIVEDEQRRKMVDDFAQVHLSESPKASDSAELHPSKPAPVQGLIL, from the exons ATGCCGATGTCACATGTTATTTGGATGGTCAGCTCTTGGGTACTACTATTCAGCAATCTGGAGATCACATGTTTCTCGAAAAACAATTTACTAATATGGCTTACTTTTTTAATGTCCCAGATAAAAACCGTCAAGGTCGGCAATCTGTCTCTCGGAGCATCAGAGCGTGATGTTCACgagttcttttctttttctggcGATATTGAATATGTCGAGATGCGAAG TGATACTGTGCGATCCCAAATTGCATTTGTCACCTTCAAGGATGTGCAGGGAGCAGAGACTGCAATCCTTCTCTCG GGTGCAACAATTATAGATATGACTGTGGAAATTAATCCAGAGCCTGATTATAAGCTTCCTCCTGCTGCTTGTGTACCACCTCTG CAGCAATCAGACAAAAAAACTGGAGGGGGTTCTGAATCCGCATTGCAAAAGGCAGAGGACGTTGTGAGCAGCATGCTTGCAAAGGGTTTCATCTTAGGTAAAGATGCTGTTAACCAAGCCAAGTCTTTTGATGAGAAACACCAATTGACCTCCACAGCAAGTGCCAAAGTTTCGTCAATCGACAAAAAGATTGGGCTGACTGAGAAGATAACGATTGGAACTTCCATTGTGAATGATAAAGTGCGGGAAGTGGATGAAAAACTGCACGTTTCCGAGAAAGCAAAATCAGCATTAGCTGCAGCTGAGCAAACAGTTAGTAATGCTGGATCTGCTATTATGAAGAACAGATATGTACTTACCGGCACTACATGGGTAACCGGCGCTTTTAGCAAAGTGACCAAGGCTGCTGGGGAAGTTGGCCAAAAGACGAAGGAGAAAGTTGGGATTGTTGAAGACGAGCAGAGAAGGAAAATGGTGGATGACTTCGCTCAGGTTCATTTATCAGAGTCTCCTAAAGCATCTGATTCAGCAGAGCTGCATCCTTCCAAGCCTGCTCCTGTACAAGGTTTGATTCTCTGA
- the LOC121754296 gene encoding uncharacterized protein LOC121754296 → MQRQSLGSPSSKLVKDESQSSSISSSSSPQTAAYEEECQLKKLNPKTAAPHSYIHLIPLLTLLCFLILYLSSHNPSLHEFNGVNTISDPAENISELQGILEIQKGDVLAARSLKNLKQEAKQRRLHRKIPHF, encoded by the exons atGCAGAGGCAATCACTGGGTTCTCCCTCTTCGAAGCTTGTGAAAGATGAATCCCAATCTTCCTCAATTTCATCCTCATCTTCACCACAAACTGCTGCCTACGAAGAGGAATGCCAGCTCAAGAAGCTCAATCCCAAAACCGCCGCGCCCCACTCCTACATTCACCTCATCCCTCTCCTCACCCTCCTCTGTTTCCTCATTCTCTATCTCTCTTCCCACAACCCCTCTCTCCACG AGTTCAATGGAGTGAACACCATTTCTGACCCAGCTG AAAATATTTCGGAATTGCAAGGAATATTGGAGATTCAGAAAGGAGATGTATTGGCCGCGCGGAGCTTGAAGAACTTGAAGCAGGAGGCCAAGCAGCGGCGCCTCCACCGCAAAATCCCCCATTTTtag
- the LOC121753892 gene encoding binding partner of ACD11 1-like isoform X2 — MSIKTVKVGNLSLGASERDVHEFFSFSGDIEYVEMRSDTVRSQIAFVTFKDVQGAETAILLSGATIIDMTVEINPEPDYKLPPAACVPPLQQSDKKTGGGSESALQKAEDVVSSMLAKGFILGKDAVNQAKSFDEKHQLTSTASAKVSSIDKKIGLTEKITIGTSIVNDKVREVDEKLHVSEKAKSALAAAEQTVSNAGSAIMKNRYVLTGTTWVTGAFSKVTKAAGEVGQKTKEKVGIVEDEQRRKMVDDFAQVHLSESPKASDSAELHPSKPAPVQGLIL, encoded by the exons ATGTCG ATAAAAACCGTCAAGGTCGGCAATCTGTCTCTCGGAGCATCAGAGCGTGATGTTCACgagttcttttctttttctggcGATATTGAATATGTCGAGATGCGAAG TGATACTGTGCGATCCCAAATTGCATTTGTCACCTTCAAGGATGTGCAGGGAGCAGAGACTGCAATCCTTCTCTCG GGTGCAACAATTATAGATATGACTGTGGAAATTAATCCAGAGCCTGATTATAAGCTTCCTCCTGCTGCTTGTGTACCACCTCTG CAGCAATCAGACAAAAAAACTGGAGGGGGTTCTGAATCCGCATTGCAAAAGGCAGAGGACGTTGTGAGCAGCATGCTTGCAAAGGGTTTCATCTTAGGTAAAGATGCTGTTAACCAAGCCAAGTCTTTTGATGAGAAACACCAATTGACCTCCACAGCAAGTGCCAAAGTTTCGTCAATCGACAAAAAGATTGGGCTGACTGAGAAGATAACGATTGGAACTTCCATTGTGAATGATAAAGTGCGGGAAGTGGATGAAAAACTGCACGTTTCCGAGAAAGCAAAATCAGCATTAGCTGCAGCTGAGCAAACAGTTAGTAATGCTGGATCTGCTATTATGAAGAACAGATATGTACTTACCGGCACTACATGGGTAACCGGCGCTTTTAGCAAAGTGACCAAGGCTGCTGGGGAAGTTGGCCAAAAGACGAAGGAGAAAGTTGGGATTGTTGAAGACGAGCAGAGAAGGAAAATGGTGGATGACTTCGCTCAGGTTCATTTATCAGAGTCTCCTAAAGCATCTGATTCAGCAGAGCTGCATCCTTCCAAGCCTGCTCCTGTACAAGGTTTGATTCTCTGA